Proteins from a single region of Amycolatopsis sp. CA-230715:
- a CDS encoding ABC transporter substrate-binding protein → MRIVPTAGVVFAGALLLASCAGTGNPAGAGGPKNYVDGATFSTSLGADPGNLDPLRAESGPAAIVDAFGYDTLVNMDHQGRPVPQLATKWEVTPNSVTYTLHKGVTCVDGSPLTATQVAANFEYIRNPANQSPLIGNNLPDANFTVRADDAASTVTIATAQPFGFLLTGAGTVPIVCAKGTADRGKLAHGTDGTGPYRLTEAVAEDHYTFEVRKDYAWGPNGAKTDAPGTPAKVVLKIVQSESTAANLLLSGQLNGISVLGQDRQRLAGHGYHEMQVTSSPNTLYFNQRPNHPGADPAVRSALTAGLDLDQLTKVLTENNGRRATNLEPNEPRPCDYDSVTGTLPGHDVEAAKSALDKAGWVPGQDGVRAKNGQRLAITLLYSAGSPANDAGMELVSNWWKPLGAEVKLAAKELTALNQELFVNGDTWDATVFGIGVSYPSQLVGYLSGAKPPAGTNFSAIDNAEYANLSGQAGKTPGDAGCALWQRAEQALLRAGDVVPVSTGLVHYFGNKATYQPGIWGLEPTSIRMVAS, encoded by the coding sequence ATGAGGATCGTCCCGACCGCCGGCGTGGTGTTCGCCGGTGCACTCCTACTGGCGTCCTGCGCCGGTACCGGCAATCCGGCCGGTGCCGGCGGACCGAAGAACTATGTGGACGGTGCCACCTTCAGCACCTCACTGGGCGCCGACCCCGGCAACCTGGATCCGCTGCGGGCGGAAAGCGGCCCCGCCGCGATCGTGGACGCGTTCGGCTACGACACGCTCGTCAACATGGACCACCAGGGGCGCCCCGTGCCGCAGCTGGCCACCAAATGGGAAGTCACGCCCAACAGCGTCACCTACACCCTCCACAAAGGAGTGACCTGTGTGGACGGCAGCCCGCTGACCGCGACCCAGGTGGCGGCGAACTTCGAGTACATCCGCAATCCCGCCAACCAGTCCCCGCTGATCGGCAACAACCTGCCGGACGCCAACTTCACCGTGCGCGCCGACGACGCGGCCAGCACCGTCACGATCGCCACCGCGCAGCCGTTCGGGTTCCTGCTCACCGGCGCGGGCACCGTGCCGATCGTGTGCGCCAAGGGAACCGCGGACCGCGGCAAGCTCGCACACGGCACCGACGGCACCGGCCCGTACCGGCTGACCGAGGCGGTGGCCGAGGACCACTACACGTTCGAGGTGCGCAAGGACTACGCGTGGGGCCCGAACGGCGCCAAGACCGACGCGCCCGGCACCCCGGCGAAGGTCGTGCTCAAGATCGTGCAGAGCGAGTCGACCGCGGCGAACCTGTTGCTGTCCGGCCAGCTCAACGGGATCTCGGTGCTCGGCCAGGACCGGCAGCGGCTGGCCGGGCACGGCTACCACGAGATGCAGGTGACCAGCTCGCCCAACACCCTCTACTTCAACCAGCGGCCCAACCACCCCGGCGCCGACCCTGCCGTGCGCAGCGCGCTGACCGCGGGCCTCGACCTGGACCAGCTGACCAAGGTGCTCACCGAGAACAACGGGCGCCGCGCCACCAATCTGGAACCCAACGAGCCCCGGCCGTGCGACTACGACTCGGTGACCGGCACGCTGCCGGGCCACGACGTCGAGGCGGCCAAGTCCGCATTGGACAAGGCGGGCTGGGTGCCCGGCCAGGACGGTGTCCGCGCCAAGAACGGCCAGCGCCTCGCGATCACGCTGCTCTACTCGGCCGGGTCACCGGCCAACGACGCCGGCATGGAGCTGGTCAGCAACTGGTGGAAACCGCTGGGGGCGGAGGTCAAGCTCGCCGCGAAGGAGCTCACGGCGTTGAACCAGGAACTGTTCGTCAACGGTGACACCTGGGACGCGACCGTGTTCGGCATCGGAGTCAGCTACCCGTCCCAGCTGGTCGGCTACTTGTCCGGTGCCAAGCCACCGGCCGGCACCAACTTCAGCGCCATCGACAACGCCGAGTACGCGAACCTCAGCGGGCAAGCCGGCAAGACCCCCGGCGACGCGGGCTGCGCGCTGTGGCAGCGGGCCGAGCAGGCGCTGCTGCGCGCGGGCGACGTAGTGCCGGTGTCCACCGGGCTGGTGCACTACTTCGGCAACAAGGCGACCTACCAACCGGGTATCTGGGGACTGGAACCGACCAGCATCCGAATGGTGGCGAGCTGA
- a CDS encoding dipeptide/oligopeptide/nickel ABC transporter permease/ATP-binding protein, whose amino-acid sequence MDGNRRRGLRAALRTPTGLTCGVLLVLFVLLAILSPLIWGDAAEQRDIEHLLEGGSAAHPFGTDNLGRDNLARLLVATSPSLALAALSIVVAAVIGVPLGALPAVLGRRGARAVTAVIDFLVAFPALLLAIFLAVVLGVGAPSAVLAIGVAGAPGIARLTQTLAASVADSDYVAAAALVGVPRGRVLLRHVLPNVAEPLILNLTLAIGQALLAMSGLSFLGLGVQAPSYDWGRMLSEGLGRIYVSPAAALGPGIAIVLAGLAFNGLGEALAESVRGRPARVSQPAPPPPEHTGDADPVLTVSGLTITFPGGLTPVRGVDFTLRRGELVGIVGESGSGKSLTALALAQLVPESAVVTADSLRLLGRDLRQPADADTRRLLGTSLAMMFQDPGTSLNPSLLVGRQLAEVAEVHGGQPRGPAWQLAVDRLRAVRIANPQRRARQYPHELSGGMRQRAVIGMGLMGDPKLIIADEPTSALDVTVQQQILRLLRQVNTDREAAALVITHDIAMLGQLAERVLVMYAGSIVEDLPTWALDAAAHPYTRALVASVPDLACDRDEPLATIPGRPPLPHEIGAGCPFAARCDRAGDRCRTDRPPLRVLATGHRVACWHPHHTENGSRP is encoded by the coding sequence ATGGACGGCAACCGGCGGCGCGGGCTCAGGGCCGCGCTGCGCACCCCGACCGGCCTGACCTGCGGCGTGCTGCTGGTCCTGTTCGTGCTGCTGGCCATTCTCAGCCCGCTGATCTGGGGCGACGCCGCGGAACAGCGGGACATCGAGCACCTGCTGGAGGGCGGTTCGGCCGCGCACCCGTTCGGCACCGACAACCTGGGCCGGGACAACCTGGCCCGGCTGCTGGTCGCGACCAGCCCGTCGCTGGCCTTGGCCGCGTTGAGCATCGTGGTCGCCGCGGTGATCGGCGTCCCGCTGGGCGCGCTGCCCGCGGTGCTCGGCCGGCGCGGCGCCCGCGCGGTCACCGCCGTGATCGACTTCCTGGTGGCGTTCCCCGCCTTGCTGCTGGCCATCTTCCTGGCCGTGGTACTCGGCGTGGGCGCGCCCTCGGCCGTGCTGGCCATCGGCGTCGCCGGGGCACCCGGCATCGCCCGGCTGACCCAGACGCTGGCCGCGTCGGTGGCCGACTCGGACTACGTGGCCGCCGCCGCACTGGTCGGGGTACCGCGCGGGCGGGTGCTGCTGCGGCACGTGCTGCCCAACGTGGCCGAGCCGCTGATCCTCAACCTCACGCTGGCCATCGGGCAGGCACTGCTGGCCATGTCCGGGCTGAGCTTCCTCGGCCTCGGCGTGCAGGCACCCAGCTACGACTGGGGCCGGATGCTGTCCGAGGGCCTCGGCCGGATCTACGTCTCCCCCGCCGCCGCGCTGGGCCCCGGCATCGCGATCGTCCTGGCCGGGCTGGCGTTCAACGGCCTCGGCGAGGCACTGGCCGAAAGCGTACGCGGCCGCCCGGCCCGCGTCAGCCAGCCGGCGCCACCGCCCCCGGAACACACCGGCGACGCGGACCCGGTGCTCACCGTCTCCGGGCTGACCATCACCTTCCCCGGCGGCCTCACCCCGGTCCGCGGGGTCGACTTCACGCTCCGCCGCGGCGAACTGGTCGGCATCGTCGGCGAATCCGGCAGCGGCAAGAGCCTCACCGCGCTCGCGCTGGCCCAGCTGGTGCCCGAATCCGCCGTGGTCACGGCCGACTCGCTGCGGTTACTCGGCCGGGACCTGCGCCAACCGGCCGACGCGGACACCCGGCGGCTGCTGGGCACCTCACTGGCCATGATGTTCCAGGACCCCGGCACCTCGCTGAACCCGTCACTGCTGGTCGGCCGGCAGCTCGCCGAGGTCGCCGAGGTACACGGCGGCCAGCCGCGCGGCCCGGCCTGGCAACTGGCCGTGGACCGGCTGCGCGCGGTGCGCATCGCCAACCCGCAACGCCGGGCCCGGCAGTACCCGCACGAGCTGTCCGGTGGCATGCGACAACGCGCGGTGATCGGCATGGGCCTGATGGGCGACCCGAAGTTGATCATCGCCGACGAACCCACCAGCGCGCTGGACGTCACCGTGCAGCAGCAGATCCTCCGGCTGCTGCGCCAGGTCAACACGGACCGCGAGGCCGCGGCCCTGGTCATCACGCACGACATCGCCATGCTCGGCCAACTGGCCGAGCGAGTGCTGGTGATGTACGCCGGCAGCATTGTGGAGGACCTGCCCACCTGGGCGCTGGACGCCGCCGCGCACCCGTACACCCGGGCGCTGGTCGCCTCGGTGCCCGACCTGGCCTGCGACCGGGACGAGCCGCTGGCCACCATCCCCGGCCGGCCGCCGCTGCCGCACGAGATCGGCGCCGGCTGCCCGTTCGCCGCCCGCTGCGATCGGGCAGGTGACCGGTGCCGAACCGACCGGCCCCCAC
- a CDS encoding ABC transporter permease — translation MPEVDDRSTPRGAAPVWLSFLARRLLRLVVSLFVLVTLAFAMIHLIPGDPVRTALGSRATPELVQARQHALWLDRPLLEQYWHYLHGLFTGDLGTSFTTNLPVAEVLGERLPNSALLAGLAFAVIMLVSVPLGMLVAAATRTGRRRGTELVFTGVTGVLATVPEFLIGVGLVFVFAVRLQWLPVAGQDGPVSYLLPVAALSLGSIAALTRIVRAETLRVLGEDYLRVARGKRLPTRLLYLRHVLPNMLTATLTLGGLLLAGLVGGTVLVENVFAWPGVGTLVVNSVVQRDYPLAQAVILVLGATVLLVNVAVDLLLGLLDPRSTIRRT, via the coding sequence GTGCCCGAAGTCGATGACCGGTCGACACCCCGCGGCGCGGCACCGGTGTGGCTGAGCTTCCTGGCCCGCCGGCTGCTGCGCCTGGTCGTGTCGTTGTTCGTGCTGGTGACGCTGGCCTTCGCGATGATCCACCTGATCCCCGGCGATCCGGTGCGCACCGCACTGGGTTCCCGGGCCACTCCCGAGCTGGTGCAAGCGCGGCAGCACGCGCTGTGGCTGGACCGCCCGCTGCTCGAGCAGTACTGGCACTACCTGCACGGCTTGTTCACCGGAGACCTGGGCACCTCGTTCACCACCAACCTGCCGGTAGCCGAGGTGCTCGGCGAGCGGCTGCCGAACAGCGCGCTGCTGGCCGGGCTGGCCTTCGCGGTGATCATGCTGGTGTCGGTGCCGCTGGGCATGCTGGTCGCCGCCGCGACCCGGACCGGCCGGCGACGCGGCACCGAGCTGGTGTTCACCGGCGTCACCGGTGTGCTGGCCACCGTGCCGGAGTTCCTGATCGGGGTCGGCCTGGTGTTCGTGTTCGCCGTGCGGTTGCAGTGGCTGCCGGTGGCGGGACAGGACGGGCCGGTGTCCTACCTGCTGCCGGTCGCGGCGCTGTCCCTCGGTTCGATCGCGGCGCTGACCAGGATCGTGCGGGCCGAGACGCTGCGCGTGCTCGGCGAGGACTACCTGCGGGTGGCCAGGGGCAAACGGCTGCCGACCCGGTTGCTGTACCTGCGGCACGTGCTGCCCAACATGCTCACCGCCACCCTCACCCTGGGTGGCCTGCTGCTCGCCGGACTGGTCGGCGGCACCGTGCTGGTGGAGAACGTGTTCGCCTGGCCGGGGGTCGGCACCCTGGTGGTCAACTCGGTGGTGCAGCGCGACTATCCGCTGGCCCAGGCGGTGATCTTGGTACTCGGCGCCACCGTGCTGCTGGTCAACGTGGCGGTGGACCTGCTGCTGGGTCTGCTCGACCCGCGATCCACCATCCGGAGGACCTGA